One part of the Mariniflexile litorale genome encodes these proteins:
- a CDS encoding histidine kinase, which yields MILIAFFIILKEQIEDRFFQELIKKRQNNNSDGVGPPVKLFIYIQMLWYMAPLLFSIAIKTTKRWVKTEAERKEATNYKLKSELQHLHYQLQPHFFFNSLNNIYSLVDISPEQAKTSIHSLSKLMRYMLYETNLELVPLSKEIDFLKKYIDLMKLRVSDKTEVYDSFPLETSGIQIAPLLFISLIENAFKHGVSASKENHINITMTCDKKTVLFIIENDNFPKKTDDKSGSGIGLKNLEKRLQLLYTNKHVFKTTLQDNRFLVYLKIETA from the coding sequence ATGATTTTAATTGCTTTTTTCATAATACTAAAAGAACAAATAGAAGACCGTTTTTTTCAAGAGCTTATTAAAAAAAGACAAAATAATAATAGTGATGGAGTTGGACCACCAGTTAAATTATTCATCTACATACAAATGTTATGGTATATGGCACCTTTGTTATTTTCAATAGCTATTAAAACCACAAAGCGCTGGGTAAAAACTGAAGCAGAACGTAAAGAAGCAACCAATTATAAGTTGAAATCGGAATTACAACATTTACATTATCAGTTGCAGCCCCATTTCTTTTTTAATTCACTTAATAATATCTATTCATTGGTAGATATTTCTCCAGAACAAGCTAAAACATCTATACACAGTTTAAGCAAGCTCATGCGTTACATGCTGTATGAAACCAATTTGGAATTGGTACCCCTATCCAAAGAAATTGATTTTCTAAAAAAATATATCGATTTAATGAAATTACGGGTATCGGATAAAACAGAGGTTTATGACAGTTTTCCATTGGAAACATCGGGAATTCAAATAGCTCCCTTACTATTTATTTCGCTTATAGAAAATGCCTTTAAACATGGGGTATCTGCCAGTAAAGAAAACCATATCAATATAACAATGACCTGTGATAAAAAAACAGTGTTGTTTATTATTGAAAACGATAACTTTCCTAAAAAAACCGATGATAAAAGTGGTTCTGGAATTGGTTTAAAAAATCTAGAAAAAAGGTTACAGTTATTATATACCAATAAGCATGTTTTTAAAACAACTCTACAAGACAATCGTTTTTTAGTATATTTAAAAATAGAAACAGCTTAA
- a CDS encoding LytTR family DNA-binding domain-containing protein — protein MSNLKITCVIVDDEPMALNLVESYVEKTPFLELKKKCSSAIEAMEFIKNEPVDLLFLDIQMPDLTGLEFSKMLPKDTRIIFTTAFDQYALEGFKVEALDYLLKPFDYAEFLAAANKASTWFRLVKGNQQSLLSEEKEFLFVKSEYKQLRIKLADVLYFEGLKDYIKIWLKDNPKAVLTLMSLKSLEEELPETKFMRVHRSFIVSLKNIEVIERSQIIINNQRITVSEQYKPKFLAFVNNNSLNT, from the coding sequence ATGAGCAACTTAAAAATTACCTGTGTTATTGTAGACGATGAACCTATGGCGCTTAATTTAGTAGAGAGTTATGTGGAGAAAACGCCTTTTTTAGAGCTTAAAAAAAAGTGTAGTAGTGCTATTGAAGCTATGGAGTTTATAAAAAATGAACCTGTAGACTTACTGTTTTTAGACATACAGATGCCCGATTTAACAGGTCTTGAGTTTTCAAAAATGTTACCCAAAGACACACGCATCATTTTTACCACAGCATTCGATCAATATGCCTTAGAAGGCTTTAAAGTAGAAGCTTTAGATTACTTATTAAAGCCTTTTGATTATGCTGAATTTCTAGCAGCTGCAAACAAAGCAAGTACCTGGTTTCGCTTGGTAAAAGGAAACCAACAATCCCTACTTTCCGAAGAAAAAGAATTTCTTTTTGTAAAATCGGAATACAAACAACTGCGCATTAAATTGGCTGATGTGCTGTATTTTGAAGGCTTGAAAGACTATATTAAAATATGGCTAAAAGACAATCCGAAGGCTGTTTTAACGCTTATGAGTTTAAAGTCCTTAGAAGAAGAACTTCCAGAAACAAAGTTTATGCGTGTACACCGCTCCTTTATTGTGTCTTTAAAAAATATTGAAGTTATAGAGCGCAGTCAAATTATCATCAATAACCAGCGCATCACGGTTTCAGAGCAATATAAACCCAAATTCTTAGCGTTTGTAAACAATAATTCCCTTAATACCTAA
- a CDS encoding DUF6515 family protein, whose product MKTFIKVYALSALFLVAMTTQVSAQTRRGSTTTNTTVKTKSTTLAKSNTTNRRISSTKVTYKTPKKKVVSVRTVPNRTLIKHNGQDYYYANNNYYTPSRGRYIVIAPKVGFRIKVLPTNYKRVRFNNHNYFNVQGIFYTQINNEYEVVDPEIGTVVYELPEDYEKVSLDGLTYYEYANILYEKVQVNGTRAYQVVGIIDME is encoded by the coding sequence ATGAAAACATTTATTAAAGTATACGCATTATCAGCACTATTTTTAGTAGCTATGACAACACAAGTTTCTGCACAAACACGTCGTGGTAGTACCACAACAAATACAACTGTAAAAACAAAAAGTACAACACTGGCTAAAAGCAACACTACAAATAGAAGAATATCCAGTACAAAAGTAACCTATAAAACGCCTAAAAAAAAGGTGGTTTCAGTAAGAACAGTACCTAATAGAACGCTTATTAAACACAACGGGCAAGATTATTATTATGCAAATAATAACTATTACACACCATCTAGAGGTCGTTATATTGTAATAGCTCCAAAAGTGGGATTTAGAATAAAAGTATTGCCTACAAACTATAAAAGAGTCCGTTTTAACAATCATAATTATTTTAATGTACAAGGTATCTTTTACACCCAAATAAATAATGAATACGAAGTTGTAGATCCAGAAATAGGAACTGTAGTTTATGAACTTCCAGAAGATTATGAAAAAGTAAGCTTGGATGGTTTAACCTATTACGAATATGCTAATATACTTTATGAAAAAGTACAAGTTAATGGCACCCGAGCCTACCAAGTAGTTGGTATTATAGATATGGAATAA
- a CDS encoding right-handed parallel beta-helix repeat-containing protein has product MKKTTHYLLLLMAVLFLSSCYNDHDDLNATDYGADAEDLDTNGLPKMLFDVQLPSIINNLEYTIDVVQWDIPINRTNALKTTENLQAAIDWAHKEGYSRIVLPDGHYLIGEYVNDIYQGGIEIRDNTDFVFSPGAILEIDTNDKWNYCVLRLNGDNIRVRDGVIRGDRSTHVYTPRDGDGGTAHDEGHGICVWDNTNVLIENMEIQNVTGDGSLVLDSNDVTFVNNNIYNNRRQGISIVGGVRIKITENEIHHIGGTSPQFGIDIEGPGRVDEDILIQNNYFHHNKGGDIVNTSGENVYILDNVMEQGDGNTYVDGPIVSWHKTHNIIARNSITMTSGSVNGRLGYIQYSGGGKKGHNRATYVHENVCNSCGMYMYKSSDADVRRNKFLGYFVAFGDFENVILEDNVVTYSEAHPNLRFCWSYRFKNVTGFASGNYLGDTLEELPLSETKPYTMQCVVDGW; this is encoded by the coding sequence ATGAAAAAAACCACCCACTACCTACTCCTCCTTATGGCGGTTCTTTTTTTGAGTTCCTGCTACAATGACCACGACGACTTGAATGCAACAGATTATGGTGCCGATGCCGAAGATTTAGATACGAATGGCTTGCCCAAAATGCTATTTGACGTACAATTACCTAGTATAATTAACAACCTAGAATACACCATTGATGTCGTTCAATGGGACATCCCTATTAATAGAACAAACGCACTTAAAACCACTGAGAACTTACAAGCAGCCATCGATTGGGCCCATAAGGAAGGCTATAGTCGTATTGTACTGCCAGATGGTCATTATTTGATAGGTGAATATGTAAACGATATTTACCAAGGTGGTATTGAGATTAGAGATAATACCGATTTTGTATTTAGTCCAGGTGCTATTCTAGAAATTGACACCAATGATAAATGGAATTACTGTGTACTTAGATTGAATGGTGATAACATTCGTGTTCGGGATGGTGTTATTAGAGGCGACCGAAGCACACATGTGTATACACCCCGTGATGGCGATGGTGGCACAGCCCATGATGAAGGTCATGGTATTTGTGTTTGGGATAACACGAATGTATTAATAGAAAATATGGAAATTCAAAATGTAACAGGTGATGGTTCTTTAGTCCTGGACTCCAACGATGTTACTTTCGTGAATAATAACATATACAACAACAGGCGTCAAGGCATTTCTATAGTGGGCGGTGTTCGTATTAAAATTACTGAGAATGAAATCCATCATATAGGTGGCACCAGTCCGCAATTTGGAATTGATATAGAAGGCCCAGGACGTGTGGATGAAGATATTTTGATTCAGAATAATTATTTTCATCACAATAAAGGAGGCGATATAGTGAATACAAGTGGTGAAAATGTGTATATTCTAGATAATGTTATGGAACAAGGCGACGGGAATACCTATGTAGATGGCCCTATTGTGAGTTGGCATAAAACCCATAATATTATTGCTAGAAATAGCATTACCATGACATCGGGTTCGGTAAACGGCAGATTAGGCTATATTCAGTACTCCGGTGGCGGAAAAAAAGGACACAATCGAGCAACCTATGTACATGAAAATGTATGTAATAGCTGTGGGATGTATATGTATAAAAGTTCGGATGCTGATGTGCGTCGTAATAAGTTTCTTGGTTACTTTGTAGCCTTTGGCGATTTTGAAAATGTTATATTAGAAGATAATGTGGTAACCTATTCGGAAGCGCATCCTAACCTGAGGTTTTGCTGGTCGTACCGTTTTAAAAATGTGACGGGTTTTGCCAGCGGTAATTATTTAGGAGACACTCTTGAAGAGTTACCGTTATCGGAAACCAAACCCTATACCATGCAGTGTGTGGTTGATGGTTGGTAA
- a CDS encoding DUF6266 family protein: METYNNGVLGDFSGQVGPVIGSHWRGINVLQAIPNKISKALRSADQLERDKFKFMLQFLSPIKGLLTETFSATGNKTPFDNAMSYHLKEAVSYTGTAFEIDYSKVLIGMGGLSGIAHSMVHGAGTTALTLAWLNNSQQGLAYPTDALLVVAYAPRLNDFDFFMAYNMREAGTSALDFMEIFHGETVHLWATFTNIDLALTATSRYLGSYVV; encoded by the coding sequence ATGGAAACATACAACAATGGTGTTTTAGGTGACTTTTCAGGACAGGTAGGTCCCGTTATTGGTAGTCATTGGCGAGGTATAAATGTACTGCAAGCTATACCTAATAAAATAAGTAAAGCCCTAAGAAGTGCCGACCAGTTGGAACGTGATAAGTTTAAATTTATGCTACAATTTTTAAGCCCTATTAAAGGCTTACTAACGGAAACCTTTAGTGCTACGGGTAATAAAACACCTTTTGACAATGCCATGTCTTACCATTTAAAAGAGGCTGTTAGCTATACGGGGACTGCTTTTGAAATTGACTATAGCAAAGTATTAATTGGTATGGGCGGCTTGAGTGGTATTGCGCACTCCATGGTGCATGGTGCCGGAACTACAGCCTTAACCTTAGCGTGGCTAAATAACAGCCAACAAGGATTGGCATACCCAACGGATGCCTTGTTGGTGGTTGCTTATGCTCCTAGATTAAATGATTTTGATTTTTTTATGGCATACAACATGAGAGAAGCTGGTACGAGTGCCCTCGATTTTATGGAGATATTTCATGGGGAAACGGTACACCTTTGGGCTACTTTTACGAATATAGACTTAGCACTTACGGCTACCAGTAGGTATTTAGGAAGTTATGTGGTGTAA
- a CDS encoding patatin-like phospholipase family protein, with amino-acid sequence MGDNFIPFKSIGLCFSGGGYRATFFALGVVSYLDKIKYQNGTLLENVEAISTVSGGTLLGIAYAKAAQEPDFNFKAFFKTFYNRFEPVNDTLLETAIQKLEDDTVWESHPNKKRSLINAFALTYADMDLFKGNFEPFKKPISKHLKHVCFNATDFSFGLAFRFQNTGVFGNSPLKNTHLNALKYDVQLGDIVASSSCFPLGFEPLIFPDDYFKNQNTTDYKALKSLDRFMDGVGIMDGGITDNQGIGSMINISDQKSRQRPLDLIIVNDVGSFKMDPWQQNTATIKKSSSLKQSISKILKYFQMKPLYWVTLVIGIVIVVGNSLKLLHNTAFTALYILGSMIMGIGLTLTFLGVIAGVVKKFGTHWFKNVFRKNIPEALIDDVAKFDTLNINLIQQMLTDRLTSTVKMVNDIFLKQIRRLNYDLLYSKASLKHKIITATVYELNGEKTAYTTSFKHNIAIKPAPSKLLKDIGLTASKTPTTLWWDKTDVAKNRMDTLIACGQFTTCYKLLDYILELKKDAETQDIDTKAIDDLYHLLLKDWKAFNEDPLFVLEILNL; translated from the coding sequence ATGGGAGATAATTTTATACCTTTTAAAAGCATTGGTCTTTGTTTTAGTGGCGGTGGCTATCGCGCTACGTTTTTCGCTCTTGGTGTGGTTTCATATTTAGATAAAATTAAATACCAAAACGGCACTTTACTTGAAAATGTAGAAGCCATTAGTACCGTAAGTGGTGGAACCCTTTTAGGGATTGCCTATGCTAAAGCAGCACAAGAGCCTGATTTTAACTTCAAGGCATTTTTTAAAACCTTCTATAACCGGTTTGAACCTGTAAACGATACATTACTAGAAACGGCCATACAAAAATTAGAAGACGATACTGTTTGGGAAAGCCATCCGAACAAAAAACGATCGCTAATAAATGCCTTTGCGCTTACTTATGCCGACATGGATCTTTTTAAAGGCAATTTCGAACCTTTTAAAAAGCCCATATCAAAACATTTAAAACACGTTTGTTTCAACGCTACCGATTTTTCCTTTGGCTTAGCTTTTAGATTTCAAAATACCGGAGTGTTTGGCAATAGCCCTTTAAAAAATACTCACCTTAACGCCTTAAAATACGATGTACAATTAGGCGATATTGTGGCATCTTCCTCTTGCTTTCCTTTAGGGTTTGAACCTTTAATATTTCCAGACGATTATTTTAAAAACCAAAATACCACAGACTATAAAGCTTTAAAAAGTTTAGATCGTTTTATGGATGGTGTAGGTATTATGGATGGAGGCATTACCGATAACCAAGGTATTGGTAGCATGATAAATATTAGCGACCAAAAAAGTAGACAGCGTCCGTTAGATTTAATTATTGTTAACGATGTGGGCAGTTTTAAAATGGATCCTTGGCAACAAAATACTGCTACCATTAAAAAAAGTTCTAGTTTAAAACAGAGTATTTCAAAAATTCTAAAGTATTTTCAAATGAAACCCTTGTATTGGGTAACACTCGTAATAGGCATCGTTATTGTAGTAGGTAACTCCTTAAAGCTCCTTCATAATACTGCTTTTACAGCCCTTTACATTTTAGGAAGTATGATTATGGGGATAGGATTAACCCTTACTTTTTTAGGGGTTATAGCAGGCGTTGTAAAAAAGTTTGGCACCCATTGGTTTAAAAATGTATTTAGAAAAAATATCCCTGAGGCACTTATAGATGATGTTGCTAAGTTCGACACCTTAAATATTAACTTGATACAACAGATGTTAACAGACCGATTAACCTCTACCGTAAAAATGGTGAACGATATATTTTTAAAACAAATACGCCGTTTAAATTACGACCTCTTGTACTCTAAAGCCTCTTTAAAACATAAAATAATAACGGCTACTGTGTATGAGTTAAATGGAGAAAAAACAGCGTACACCACTAGTTTTAAGCATAATATAGCTATTAAACCAGCACCAAGTAAACTTTTAAAAGATATAGGCCTTACAGCTTCTAAAACACCAACAACACTATGGTGGGACAAAACAGATGTTGCTAAAAACAGAATGGATACTCTTATTGCCTGCGGGCAGTTTACCACCTGTTACAAATTGCTAGATTATATTTTAGAATTGAAAAAGGATGCTGAAACCCAAGATATAGACACTAAAGCTATAGATGATTTATACCACTTACTTTTAAAAGATTGGAAAGCTTTTAATGAGGACCCTTTGTTTGTGTTAGAAATATTAAATCTTTAA